From the genome of Fusarium fujikuroi IMI 58289 draft genome, chromosome FFUJ_chr06:
aagctgGGCAAGCTCTTCCGCGAGAACTTCACCAAGTACGAGAGCGAGGCTACCGAGGACGTTGTCAAGGCTGGCCCCGTTGTctaagaagaggaagaatgagagaaaaagaacaaaaggGAAAGCGATTTTTTTTTGCGACTGGTCATGACAAATTCGAGCAACTGTTTATCATCTGGGATCGGCGTCATTACATGGCGGCCATCAACCGGCTGCCCTCATCTTTTTTTGTCCaagaatttcttatataGCACGAGATTGTGTGTATGTGAGCATGAACAAGGCTTTACGATTTCTGCAATAGAAAAGCATTTGCTATTGATTTCTGACGTCTGTTTGCTTGTGACTTGGCGACTTGCGAGATGCTGACAGATTCTTATGTTTCCCACTGCCTAAAGTGAAGGCCAAACAAAGCACATTTAACGTAGGAAAAGGCATAGATAAAGTACCTCGGTGCCACTCAGCGAAATTCTGTGCATCTAtctactaggtacctaggaGATCTCCTAGAACAATCAGATCCGTCGACATCCTGTCAACAATGCTTCCATTTCACACCTCCAGCTGCTGCAAGCTGTGCTCACCCTGTCCCAAAATCGAATGTCCGATGAAGTCGTTAACATCTTCGGTTATAGCTTGGCCAGTTTTCCGCTCAAGAATGCTCAAATTTACCAAGCTTCAACGGGAGCAGCGGTATCAGCACCCCAAGCACCCCCGCCACCAGTGTTgccgccatcaccaccacctccccaGGCATCACCGCCAGCGGCATTGCCGGCATTGTTGCCAGCATCCTCTCCCCAGGCGTCGCCAGCGTCACCAGCCCCAGCGTAATCGTTGGGGTCGAAGTCAGAATCTGCCTCAAACTTCAAATTGTTGCGAGCTTCACCTTCGGGAACGTACTGCTGGAGGAAGTCAGGGATCTCCTGATTAGTCTCCAGGAGTGTTCGAGTGAGAACACTGGCCATGGGCTCATCACGCTCCGAAAGAAAAGATGTGGCCACACCTCGATGGCCGATGCGACCAGTTCGGCCTAGTCATGTTAGTTAGTGAATCCCAGATACAAGATGATAATCTCACCAATCCGATGAGTGTACTCCTCGATGCCGCCGTAGTCGATGGATGGCATGTCGTAGTTGATGACATGCAGGACATTCTGCACATCAATGCCACGGGCAGTCACTCCGGTAGCAATGAGAATCGGAGCATTTCCAGAACGGAAAGCCCGCATCGCGGCCTCTCGCTCCTGCTGGGTCCGATCACTGTGCATCGATGTGACCGGCAAATGCATGTTGAAAAGGAAGTCGTCCAAGTTATCTGCGGCCTGGCGACTGTTCACGAAAATGATGGTACGAATACCATGCATTTCCTCAAGTAGCTTGACCAACAgttccttcttctgggggGCTTCAGCCTGCAGAACAatttgcttgatgttggaagtGGTACTTCCGGCGCGGCCAACACGGAACCGGACATGAGAAGCCGCGAGGTAGTTCTTGGCCAGGTCACGAGCGGCCTTGGGGAACGTGGCAGAGAAAAGGCTAAACTTGACGTTGCCTTCATCCTGTTCTGTTGAACGATTAGTTTCTGATCGTCTGCGAATGCATAAGGTTATGCTTACCACCACCGGACAAGATTGGGTTAAGCTCTTCGGACCAGTCGTCATTCAGGAGTTCGTCGGCCTCATCAATCACCATATAACGCAGGCGTCGCAGAGTCAAGACTTTAGGGCGTTGAATAAAGTCCACCAGGCGACCAGGTGTTCCGATCAGTACATCGCATCCTTTCTGCAGGAGACAGGTCTGCTCCTTTACAGGAACACCCCCATAAACGACACCCGGACGGAGCATGGTACGATAACAAAGCTTACGAGCTTCATTGAAAATTTGAACCGCCAGTTCACGAGTGGGAACCACAATGAGTACAAGTGGCTCAGCAGTGACCTCGTCGAGGCCCTCGCGAAACGTCAATGGGTTGGGACGGAAagcagcaagcttcttggccttgcccatgagcttgctgagaatGGGGATAAGGTACGCAGCAGTTTTGCCGGATCCTAAACGCAAATTAGTGATGCCGGTAAGTACCTCAAGGGGCACACATACCTGTTTGCGCGATGCCAATGACATCGTGTCCCATTAGGATAGAGGGAATGGTGAATTTTTGAATGGGCGTCGGGTTCTCATAGCCACAAAGCTCGATGTTCTCGAGCATGGCGGGATGGACGCCAGCGTCCTTGAAGGAGCCGATGGGATCGATTTTAGTCGGACCCTCCTGCTGAACCTCAATGCTCTCGATTCTATGACAAGGTCAGATGACAGGTAAGCCAGCAGCATGCATCAGCTTACTGAGAGAAGTCGAGTCCAACTCGGTCGTGGCGAGTAGTGGGATCTCCGAACAATTCGAGCTCTAGCTCAGGATACTTGGGACCGACATCACCATACTCATCCTGCCAGGCATAGGCACGCGCGTTACAACCCCACTGCTGGTCACCGCCACCGGAAGTCATGGAGGAATAGTCGATCGCCTGGGGCTCAGTCCATTTCCCCTGGGACGCATCGTATCCCTGAGTGCCGGGAGTTGCGGATTGGTCCTTCTGACCGGCGCTAGGGAGCGCTTCGCTCATGGCAGCGGTATCAAAAGTGTCCGCCATGGTGGTGTTTCTGTGGGCGTAAAGTTAGATAGATAGTTCAGAGATAATGGAACCTGGGGAATGGAGAATGAGAAATTGAATAACTGACTCGGGAGCTGGAAAGTCTCAAAACGAGAGGGGCTGATTTAGATAGGCAGGTCGAAACCAAAGTTATCAACGTGCTTGAAGAAGGAAGGTCAGCCAAGTTTCAACACGAGTTGAGGAACCACGCGCAATGTGAGAAGCAGATAAGAAACGGTGAAAGGGAAATAGGcgcgaggagaagagaagagacagcCCAAAACACGGCGGGAGGCCAGGAGGTAAACAAGAGAAACATACCAGGCAACAACTTCCTGACAAAACAATAGAGACTACAACGCTTTGTAGTTATCTTGATGTTATAgtcgaggaagaaaaagaaatatctgACTCTTCTCAGGAGCAGACTGAAAGTGAAGTCGAAATGCAGATGTGAAGAAGgaatgaggaagaaagaagagaagagaagagaagagaagttGAGGAGTGGCTAAGGTATTTGTACTTCTGCCTGCACCGATTGTGCGCGCTGTGAATCACAGGCTCCTCATGGTTAAGGCATGGAAGTGCAGGGACGAATTGCTCCTTGTTTGCCGTTCGAGGCAGGTGCCCGTGTCAGAGGGTAGCAGCTTGCCGGCCGGCTGCCACTGCCATTGCTAACTTACCTTACTTCCTGCAATCCGAGGCACGCAACAAATGAAAACTGTACCTACGAAGATTGGAGGCTCAAGCCCCTAGTAGTAGAAACTGTTTCTGGTGAGTGAATACGGAGAAGTGTTATTCTGTGAGTGTTCACTCTTACTATTGAATAGTTTGGAGTTGATTCAAATCCATAAAGCTCTGGCGTAAAGCTGTAGATGACGTTTGACGAATTGAGGAACAATATTGATACCTTGTTACATTCACCTGATATATTGCTAGTGAACTCAATGGCTGTCCATgctgttcttgttcttgtcactTTGCTTCTGCATATCTACCATGAAATGCTTACAATGAGTTCTGCATCTGTCATACATTGCTGTTCAGACAGCACCGTTGCGGCATGAAGGAAGCGCTGGCATGTTATTTGATTCAGGTCTCTGGTAAAGTGCAGAGCTACAGGACCAGACATTGATAATTTTGTTTCCATAAGATTATTACATCTTCAAAGTTGGAGGAACCTGATGGGCTTATGTCTGAACACTCAAACACCAAATATCACCCAATCTGCCTACTAagctactaaggtacctaaagTATGCAGTAACCCGTTTCGATATTCTTTGATCGGACCACATGTAGTCAGGACAAACAAGAAATCCGGATCTTGGAACCTACTGTCGCAAGTTACATAGCTCAATGTAGACAAGTCTTGCTTGTTGTGATTGTACAAAAGTTGTTACTCACAACAACGTTGAGCTCAGACACACATAACAAAGCAGTGAGTTTTTATTATGAAATCAGCTTGAACCCTTCACCAGAGGCTCAGGAGATCCTGTGTATCCATTGCCGTCGAACTTTCATATTCGCCCATTCCGTCTTGAAGAACTTTGTCGAGGCCAGCTGCCGCTCGACCAGTAGCACCACCCTCTTTTTTCGCTTGGTCGGTGCCCTTCAGCACTGCCTCCAAAAACCTTCGCTCAAATACTCGTTGTCTTGCATCCCGACTGGGATACATTTCCCCCTCTTCGTCTCGTCGAGTACCATAAAGGTTGAGATATTCGAATGCATTCGAGTCTTGTGGGATTCGATATAAGTTGTCCCATATCTCCGACTCATCTTCGGGAATCTCAGCTTCAGGCCGAAGACCAGCCTCCAGGAACCGTGATAGCGTGGCGATTTGTCGGGCATATGTCGAAGCATCTTTTGCCCGCAGACCAGATCTTGAGCCAGAAGACCATCCGGCTTTTGAAGTTGTCAATGCCCACCCCATCATGGCACAGAAACTGTTTAGGGTCTTCACCCAACCGCCAGGACACACGATCAAGTCGTTCTCTGCAACATCCAAAATCCATTCCATTACACCGAGAGAGTCATTGCTGATGTCGGCCGAGAGGTGTGTCATACCCGCCCGGATAAACATGATGGCTTGCTCCACACTGTGTCTGACCTCTTCGGCAGGTAGCTCTCTGAAAAGCTTGAGTAGTTGACTTCGAACTGGCGTCGAGCTATCTGAGATGAGTGGAAGCAGTTTGGCGAGAACCGCATGTGTTCCTACTGGATTGACAGGAGGTTCTGCTGAAAGCTGTGAAGTAAGATAGGCCAATGCTTCTCGTCTTTGTTTGTCTgactttgaagaagaggctagTGAGAGATTGTGTTTGAATTGTTGGGCGACATCAGGTGCGACTGTTGAGAGTGACTGATGACCCATCACAATAGCTATGGCCCATCAGTAAATTGAAGGGAAACACACACAAATCTCCTCACCCTTTGACTTGAAACTTGTATCTGTGAAATTGGACGCTTTTGGCTTATCCTTGCCCACCTTGAACTTCGGTTTCTACATCTTGTTGGTGAATTGCACTTCAACAATGCCGTAGTGATTGAAATCATACCTGGAAGTCCTTTTGCTTctcgcgcttcttcttgttgctggaacCCATGATGTCGGTTTGTTGAGGTCACTAGAACAGAtgtataaaagtaataagtaAAGTTCGGATACCGCACAATGTCAGGTTATTCCCTAAGATAATCTTTGTTATACGGAATACTGAGGTTTGGATTCTTTGATCTTCAACTGATAAGATCTACCTTCTTTCCCTGTTGGGGTTCTAAAATTTTGGCGGTGTCGGATGGCAGAACCTCCATCGTGCCCCGCGGCGTCACCTTAACGCAAGGTCCGACCACGCTAGACCAATACATCGCGACAATCAGCGGTATCGAACATCACCATACTCAGCTACTATAAGAATGGCTGAATCTTCACTGGTATGCTGAGAACAGAGGCTTGAGATACTTTGCGAAGCTAATAAACGGACAGGCTAATGGCCATGATGCCCTCGAGGAGAAGCTCGGCCGATTGTCAAAGAAACCTGGTGTTAAAGCCAGCATCATTCTTGACCGAACCACCGGCGCTATCCTGAAAACCAGCGGCCAAATCGATGCTCTTCAGACCTCTAAGACGCGAACCACATCTACTGCAACATCGTTTTCCAACGAAGGTCCTGCACTAGAAGAGAGCGAAACGAAAGGAGTCGAGCAATTCGCCGCCATCGTCTGGAACTATGTGAATAGCTCCGGAAGCTTGGTTCAGGAGCTGGATGGTGAAGTGAGGATCATCACAGGCGTCACAGGCTCATAGCTAACAATCAGTAGGATGAGCTGAGGCTTCTCCGCTTACGAACAAGGAAGCAAGAATTGGTCATTGTACCCGATCCCAAGTATTTGCTTGTGGTTGTGCATGACACACCTCCAGCTTGAGCTACGAACCACGCTTATCTAAGTCTTACCACTGTCTGGGCGTCCCAGATCTCCCACTTACCGACTTCCGGTGAAGGGCTAGGGGAGCGATTTGCCTTGATTCGAGAAAGATGTTCTGTTTCATCGACTGATCAACTGGGAATGTGACGGGCCGTGGAATCGACAAGATGCAGGGG
Proteins encoded in this window:
- a CDS encoding related to ATP-dependent RNA helicase, which gives rise to MADTFDTAAMSEALPSAGQKDQSATPGTQGYDASQGKWTEPQAIDYSSMTSGGGDQQWGCNARAYAWQDEYGDVGPKYPELELELFGDPTTRHDRVGLDFSQIESIEVQQEGPTKIDPIGSFKDAGVHPAMLENIELCGYENPTPIQKFTIPSILMGHDVIGIAQTGSGKTAAYLIPILSKLMGKAKKLAAFRPNPLTFREGLDEVTAEPLVLIVVPTRELAVQIFNEARKLCYRTMLRPGVVYGGVPVKEQTCLLQKGCDVLIGTPGRLVDFIQRPKVLTLRRLRYMVIDEADELLNDDWSEELNPILSGGEQDEGNVKFSLFSATFPKAARDLAKNYLAASHVRFRVGRAGSTTSNIKQIVLQAEAPQKKELLVKLLEEMHGIRTIIFVNSRQAADNLDDFLFNMHLPVTSMHSDRTQQEREAAMRAFRSGNAPILIATGVTARGIDVQNVLHVINYDMPSIDYGGIEEYTHRIGRTGRIGHRGVATSFLSERDEPMASVLTRTLLETNQEIPDFLQQYVPEGEARNNLKFEADSDFDPNDYAGAGDAGDAWGEDAGNNAGNAAGGDAWGGGGDGGNTGGGGAWGADTAAPVEAW
- a CDS encoding related to fruit fly brahma transcriptional activator, whose protein sequence is MGSSNKKKREKQKDFQKPKFKVGKDKPKASNFTDTSFKSKAIVMGHQSLSTVAPDVAQQFKHNLSLASSSKSDKQRREALAYLTSQLSAEPPVNPVGTHAVLAKLLPLISDSSTPVRSQLLKLFRELPAEEVRHSVEQAIMFIRAGMTHLSADISNDSLGVMEWILDVAENDLIVCPGGWVKTLNSFCAMMGWALTTSKAGWSSGSRSGLRAKDASTYARQIATLSRFLEAGLRPEAEIPEDESEIWDNLYRIPQDSNAFEYLNLYGTRRDEEGEMYPSRDARQRVFERRFLEAVLKGTDQAKKEGGATGRAAAGLDKVLQDGMGEYESSTAMDTQDLLSLW